From the genome of Eublepharis macularius isolate TG4126 chromosome 12, MPM_Emac_v1.0, whole genome shotgun sequence, one region includes:
- the LOC129338750 gene encoding zinc finger protein 771-like isoform X2, which yields MDEDKEGMEEEKPEEIPTSDTAILFQDGSVLDVAGPLVKNKERTLRPQRKRLRTRVKKDMEGTQSIQPQTPPKKQRLLVRPGKGEEEGGPPFKVKMLKIPVDDDSLDSLALPDGLSPEEDGGEKGLVLRRRVKKEKDEEEDLEFEVEDLSSKEEEQVIKVELEEQKAQEFEVQKITIPLSGVLPPTSSRPNTCGICGKNFSRRSNLAKHQIIHTGEKPYRCNDCGRSFNQSSALTKHQRTHTGERPYVCGDCGKAFTASSNLLQHRRFHTGERPYRCELCGKAFSQSSNYNLHRRGHTGVTPYQCNVCGKRFTGSSCLTRHQRTHTGEKPYQCQECGKRFSGSSTLANHRRTHTGEKPYVCAECGKRFTHHSNLVDHWRVHTGEKPYVCTECGKSFRLSSHIIRHRRTHANARGAGLVHDLLNSDDTHHADAGVKSHHIGLGCDSDGNTIINPHDAICANTSISNGSNDTDGEEGSRLLICSQCGKGFCLESSYQDQKDSALGEGPYSCTECGSSCWT from the exons ATGGATGAAGACAAGGAGGGTATGGAAGAAGAGAAGCCAGAAGAGATACCTACCTCAGACACAGCAATACTGTTTCAAGATGGAAGTGTG CTGGATGTGGCTGGGCCGTTGGTGAAGAATAAGGAGAGAACCTTGAGGCCACAAAGGAAAAGGCTGAGAACTAGAGTGAAGAAGGACATGGAAGGGACCCAGAGCATTCAG CCTCAGACCCCTCCAAAGAAGCAGAGATTGCTTGTCAGGCCGGGCAAAGGTGAAGAGGAAGGGGGTCCTCCATTCAAAGTGAAGATGCTCAAAATCCCCGTGGATGATGACTCT cTAGATTCTTTGGCTCTTCCAGATGGGCTGTCTCCAGAAGAAGATGGTGGTGAGAAGGGGCTGGTACTTAGAAGAAGAGTGAAGAAGGAAAAAGATGAGGAAGAGGATCTGGAGTTTGAAGTGGAG GACTTGTCTTCCAAGGAAGAAGAGCAGGTGATTAAAGTAGAGTTGGAGGAACAGAAAGCTCAAGAATTCGAGGTTCAAAAAATTACCATCCCGTTAAGTGGAGTTTTG CCACCCACCTCTTCACGCCCAAATACATGTGGCATATGTGGTAAGAATTTCAGCCGCCGCTCTAACCTGGCCAAGCACCAGATCATCCACACGGGCGAGAAGCCTTACCGGTGCAATGACTGTGGCCGCAGCTTCAACCAGAGTTCAGCCCTGACCAAGCACCAGAGAACACACACGGGGGAGCGCCCCTATGTTTGCGGAGACTGCGGCAAGGCCTTCACAGCCAGCTCCAACCTCCTCCAGCACCGGCGTTTCCACACTGGTGAGAGGCCCTACCGGTGTGAGTTATGTGGCAAGGCCTTCTCTCAGAGCTCCAACTACAATTTGCACCGGCGTGGCCACACGGGTGTCACGCCATACCAATGCAACGTGTGCGGCAAACGCTTCACTGGGAGCTCCTGTCTTACGCGCCACCAGAGGACCCACACTGGAGAGAAGCCATACCAGTGCCAGGAATGTGGCAAGCGGTTTTCCGGGAGCTCTACTCTAGCCAACCACCGGCGAACCCACACAGGCGAGAAACCATACGTCTGCGCTGAGTGTGGCAAGAGGTTCACTCATCACTCCAACCTGGTGGATCACTGGAGGgtgcacacaggagaaaaaccttaCGTGTGCAccgagtgtgggaagagctttcgGCTCAGTTCACACATCATTCGCCACCGTCGCACTCATGCCAATGCCCGAGGCGCCGGTCTAGTTCATGATCTTCTCAACAGCGATGACACACATCATGCAGATGCTGGTGTCAAGTCACACCACATCGGCCTTGGTTGTGACAGCGACGGTAACACTATTATTAACCCTCACGATGCCATATGTGCCAATACCAGCATCTCCAATGGCAGCAATGatactgatggggaagagggcagCCGGCTTCTTATATGCAGCCAGTGTGGGAAAGGTTTCTGCCTGGAATCCAGTTATCAAGATCAGAAAGACTCAGCCTTGGGTGAGGGGCCTTATAGTTGTACTGAGTGTGGTAGCAGCTGTTGGACATAG
- the LOC129338750 gene encoding zinc finger protein 771-like isoform X1: protein MDEDKEGMEEEKPEEIPTSDTAILFQDGSVLDVAGPLVKNKERTLRPQRKRLRTRVKKDMEGTQSIQPQTPPKKQRLLVRPGKGEEEGGPPFKVKMLKIPVDDDSLDSLALPDGLSPEEDGGEKGLVLRRRVKKEKDEEEDLEFEVEVCGDLSSKEEEQVIKVELEEQKAQEFEVQKITIPLSGVLPPTSSRPNTCGICGKNFSRRSNLAKHQIIHTGEKPYRCNDCGRSFNQSSALTKHQRTHTGERPYVCGDCGKAFTASSNLLQHRRFHTGERPYRCELCGKAFSQSSNYNLHRRGHTGVTPYQCNVCGKRFTGSSCLTRHQRTHTGEKPYQCQECGKRFSGSSTLANHRRTHTGEKPYVCAECGKRFTHHSNLVDHWRVHTGEKPYVCTECGKSFRLSSHIIRHRRTHANARGAGLVHDLLNSDDTHHADAGVKSHHIGLGCDSDGNTIINPHDAICANTSISNGSNDTDGEEGSRLLICSQCGKGFCLESSYQDQKDSALGEGPYSCTECGSSCWT from the exons ATGGATGAAGACAAGGAGGGTATGGAAGAAGAGAAGCCAGAAGAGATACCTACCTCAGACACAGCAATACTGTTTCAAGATGGAAGTGTG CTGGATGTGGCTGGGCCGTTGGTGAAGAATAAGGAGAGAACCTTGAGGCCACAAAGGAAAAGGCTGAGAACTAGAGTGAAGAAGGACATGGAAGGGACCCAGAGCATTCAG CCTCAGACCCCTCCAAAGAAGCAGAGATTGCTTGTCAGGCCGGGCAAAGGTGAAGAGGAAGGGGGTCCTCCATTCAAAGTGAAGATGCTCAAAATCCCCGTGGATGATGACTCT cTAGATTCTTTGGCTCTTCCAGATGGGCTGTCTCCAGAAGAAGATGGTGGTGAGAAGGGGCTGGTACTTAGAAGAAGAGTGAAGAAGGAAAAAGATGAGGAAGAGGATCTGGAGTTTGAAGTGGAGGTGTGTGGG GACTTGTCTTCCAAGGAAGAAGAGCAGGTGATTAAAGTAGAGTTGGAGGAACAGAAAGCTCAAGAATTCGAGGTTCAAAAAATTACCATCCCGTTAAGTGGAGTTTTG CCACCCACCTCTTCACGCCCAAATACATGTGGCATATGTGGTAAGAATTTCAGCCGCCGCTCTAACCTGGCCAAGCACCAGATCATCCACACGGGCGAGAAGCCTTACCGGTGCAATGACTGTGGCCGCAGCTTCAACCAGAGTTCAGCCCTGACCAAGCACCAGAGAACACACACGGGGGAGCGCCCCTATGTTTGCGGAGACTGCGGCAAGGCCTTCACAGCCAGCTCCAACCTCCTCCAGCACCGGCGTTTCCACACTGGTGAGAGGCCCTACCGGTGTGAGTTATGTGGCAAGGCCTTCTCTCAGAGCTCCAACTACAATTTGCACCGGCGTGGCCACACGGGTGTCACGCCATACCAATGCAACGTGTGCGGCAAACGCTTCACTGGGAGCTCCTGTCTTACGCGCCACCAGAGGACCCACACTGGAGAGAAGCCATACCAGTGCCAGGAATGTGGCAAGCGGTTTTCCGGGAGCTCTACTCTAGCCAACCACCGGCGAACCCACACAGGCGAGAAACCATACGTCTGCGCTGAGTGTGGCAAGAGGTTCACTCATCACTCCAACCTGGTGGATCACTGGAGGgtgcacacaggagaaaaaccttaCGTGTGCAccgagtgtgggaagagctttcgGCTCAGTTCACACATCATTCGCCACCGTCGCACTCATGCCAATGCCCGAGGCGCCGGTCTAGTTCATGATCTTCTCAACAGCGATGACACACATCATGCAGATGCTGGTGTCAAGTCACACCACATCGGCCTTGGTTGTGACAGCGACGGTAACACTATTATTAACCCTCACGATGCCATATGTGCCAATACCAGCATCTCCAATGGCAGCAATGatactgatggggaagagggcagCCGGCTTCTTATATGCAGCCAGTGTGGGAAAGGTTTCTGCCTGGAATCCAGTTATCAAGATCAGAAAGACTCAGCCTTGGGTGAGGGGCCTTATAGTTGTACTGAGTGTGGTAGCAGCTGTTGGACATAG